From Sphaeramia orbicularis chromosome 21, fSphaOr1.1, whole genome shotgun sequence:
ATAGGATTAGATAAAGTAAGGTTAgattaagataaagtaagattaaAGTAAgattaagataaagtaagattaaGGTAAAATTAAGAAAAGGCAAGATAAGatcaaggtaagataaaataaggtaaagtaagattaagataaggtaaagtaagatataATAAAGTGAGATTAAGGTAAAATTAAGATagaataaggtaaggtaagaataaggtaagataaaataagattacaTAAAGTAAgattaagataaagtaagattacAATAAGGTATGGTAAgattaagataaagtaagataaaatcaggtaagattaagataagattgagataaaataagataaagtaaatttGAGGTAAAATAAAATAGGATTAGATATGGTAAAGTAAgattaagataaagtaagattaaGGTAAAATtaagataaggcaagataagatcaaggtaagataaaataaggtaaggtaagattaagataaggtaaagtaagatataATAAAGTGATATTAAGGTAAAATCAAGATAGAATAAAGTAAGGTAAGAATAAGGTAAAATAAAGTAAgattaagataaagtaagatagtAATAAGGTACAGTAagattaagataaggtaagataaggttagataaaataaagtaaggttaaggtaaaataaaataggattagataaagtaaagtaagattaagataaagtaagattaaAGTAAgattaagataaagtaagattaaGGTAAAATTAAGATAAGGCAAGGTAAGATCAAGGTaaggataaggtaagataagatataataagGTGAGATAAAGGTAAAATTAAGATAGaagaaggtaaaataaaataagattagataaagTAAAGTAAGCTAAGAGTAAGGTTAGATTAAGATGAGGTAaaattaaggtaaggtaagataaaataaggtaaggtaaaatgtAATAAGGTAATATTAAGGTAAAATTacgataaaataaggtaaggtaagaatgaggtaaaataaaataagatcagataaggtaaagtaagattaagataaggtaatattacaataaggtATGGTAAGATTAAGATAAAGTAAACTAAGGTAAGAttgagataaaataaggtaaagtaagattaaggtaaaataaaataggattatataaagtaaagtaagattaagataaagtaagataaaggtaaaattaaaataaggtaaaataagattaaGGTAAGATTAAGATAAAATCAGGTAAAGGAAGATTAAGGTCAAATAAAATAGGATTtaataaagtaaggtaagattaagataaagtaagattaaAGTAAGattaaggtaaaataaataaggaTTAGATAAGGGAAGGTAAgattaaggtaagataaaatatatTTGGCAGCATCGAGTTATAAACATAAAATCCAAGGAAGACAGGTTGAAAATAGACAGTGTTAAACatgaaaaatatatagaaaaaatatatttaaaaaaaaccaaataaacatatgtacatatttatatacatttagcTTTGAACTTAAATATtatgtacatatttacaatatGGATGCACATGGTGTTAtatgggggtgtggggggggggtgatggctGTAAATCTTGATGATAATAGTCTGTATCAGTTATTATCAGTTATTATTAGTTAAAATCACTTGTTATCAGTTAATATCAGTTCTTATCACTTATTATCAGTTATTATCAGTTATTATCAGTTATTATCAGTTAATATCAGTTATTATCACTTATTATCAGTTCTTGTCAGTTAATATCAGTTATTATCCGTTAATATCAGTTATTATCAGTTATTATTAGTTAAAATCACTTATTATCAGTTAATATCAGTTCTTATCacttattattagttattatcaGTTAATATCAGTTATTATCACTTATTATCAGTTCTTGTCAGTTAATATCAGTTATTATCCGTTAATATCAGTTATTATCAGTTATTATTAGTTAAAATCACTTATTATCAGTTAATATCACTCATTATCACTCAGTATCAGTTATTATCAGTTATTATTAGTTAGAATCACTTATTATCAGTTAATATCAGTTAATATCAGTTCTTATCACTTATTATCAGTTATTATCAGTTAATATCAGTTATTATCACTTATTATCACTTATTATCAGTTCCTGTCAGTTAATATCAGTTattatcagttcttatcagttAATATCAGTTATTATCAGTTAATATCAGTCATTATCAGTCAGTATCAGTTATTATCAGTTATTATTAGTTAAAATCACTTATTATCAGTTAATATCAGTTAATATAAGTTCTTATGACTTattatcagttcttatcagttcttatcagttaatatcagttattatcagttattatcagttaatatcagttattatcagttcttatcagttAATATCAGTTCTGATCAGTTATTATCAGTTAATATCAGTCAGTATCAGTTCTTTCCTCTGTTtctctaaatttgtgttagtccCATCTGTTCCCTGTCAGGACACATAAAGCATCCTGTGTTTCTTCTTtggttttcctcagtttttttccTGGTAGCGGTGAAACCAGTGTACAGAATTTGTCCGGAGCTCCGTCACAATGAGAGACCGACTGGAGGAGCTGCAGCACAAGGCCCAGGACTTGTCTGAGGCGTCCAGCCAGAACACCAACCCTTTCTCTGCGGACGGTGATGAAGATGACACTGAGGTGGTGGGGGTCATAACGCCACAGGCTGTGGTGTTTGAGGAAGAGCCAATCATTGAGAATATCCTCTCTGAGATTCAACAAATCCGAGATGATATCACAGCTCTGGACACAGAAGTAAGGTTTAGCTGGAGGGAATGTGTATTTACTTTCCATTATATGTCTTGTTTTGCAGTCACTGTATCTACTTCTATTTTTGTACTGACTTCCAAATGAAATattctccacatttaaccctttcatgcatgaattataagaacctcaatcaagattttttttttttttttttccggagtgtttttatttgtctttaggcatgtaaaaacagtgcaattgctattttaatattttatttatgaaactatttttaatgccgttacaaaatgtccaccatacttttaacttttgaagcaaagaaatgtgtatttaacatcggaaaatgatatactgtgggAAGACTATGCAATtacacatttttaatgctcctattcggatgttttctcacattttaacatattctaatactagttgttactcacttaaccctttcatgcatgaattatgagaaccttcatcaaaattttttcctgagtgtttttattcctctttaggcatgaaaaaaacaatgcgattgaaaattttcgtccgaaaaataaattgaaaaaataaataaaataaaaaatattttaaaaaatttagaaatacacaaaaaaacaataatgaaaaaaaaaaaaaaaaatcttttgaacctatttttcatgaagttgcaaaaaatgaccactcagctggacgccacacgtttaatttttgacgcacagaaacatgtatttactgaaaaattgtgtgaaaactatggggagggcttgtgattctgggggtttatgctcaggagagatctgcataatgttaccacttcatgtcagaaaagatatgtagtgtcttaaaactttaataaagatatgtgtaaaaaaaaaaaaaaaaagaaaagaaccacaaaatccatgaatatacaagagaacacctttgaacagctgtccactgtagtgaccactgtacatgaaagggttaatatgcaaaaaaaacaaaaaaaaaaaacaacaacatttaattacactctaagaacaattagcaattgatttacactaaaacacgttactgcagatcaatcaATTAACAGTagagttacactaatggtatgaattgaagttGAAATACAGCCAGTAATGCATGGCGTCCAATTTAGTGGACTTgattaattgcaaatttcttccaatatgaaataaatatctggaattttttAACACTGACATTAATCCTTAGAGGTTACTGGATGCTAGCATATTTTCCTACCTAcaggggtgtcctgatatagagggatttacaagatattcctgggatgttcagcatttctgacttcctgtcagccatcttggttatgagttaaaaaaaaaaaaaaaaaaaaaaaaaaacacttcccaTGACTGGTCAATAGGAGACAGTGTTTGGGATCATGTACAAGCCTCCCACTATGTTGGCAAATAAAAtgtcaaaacccataaatatacaggagAGCAgcttttgaataactgtccactctactgagtactatgcatgaaagggttaacctttcctaattgatttatcaccatttattttattattatcccctacagttttggatttttttggtgtaaatcagatattttccctgatatttaattcactgatcatttacagtcgcagaaaaaaaattgttagaccatctaaagtcatcaaaaacaatggttatataatcaagtactaactcctgtgtgtgtcatgtgactaaaacagacagaaaagaaaacatggaatgcctaaaagcactgtttttgactgtttattattgatgtaagaactgcagtgattttggttattatcaagaaaacatggaaaatgactagatatcagctctgaaattaaactactatgagctatttttgttgttatcattatatttgtccaaacaaatgtacctttagttgtaccagacattaaaatgaacaagaaattgaagaaaacaaggggtggtctaataattttttccacaactgtagatgttcctaaaacctcagagtaaattccaaggtTATTTTATGAAAGTTgagaaagttgaagaaaaaaggggtttttcagcaaaatatatcattaactgaacacaaaccaaatgGAGGAAATGCATTTTGAGGGAAATTCTGCATCTCATCCATTCATCTACTTCAACTTTATCATGTCCTAATTAAACTAGTTGATCCTCATCCTAATTTGAGGCTCTGTGGATAAACACAAAATGTTACCCCACTTTCACCAGTTTGTTCATTCTAAAGAAAagatccttaacccataaacacccagcgctacttttgcgacaattcccaaatgatttaacctctcctaagggatttatcaccatttattgttatattatcctctacattttccattttttcaatgtaaatcatgtatttttcaatatttaattcactgattatagctgataaaagctcagattaaagtggagggtttttttaaatcaaaaacaaagaaaactgaataaaaagtgactattttggtaaaatctatcattaactggacataaaacaaatatctacaaccattagtcatttttccattggatatttgtgccaaattttaccaatatttactaaatgtaaaaaaacaaaaacagaagtgcataatattggtttttccattaaatcacaaatgcaatgatttgtttatttattatcgcaaggtgacacgagaagtcattccataaacatagtgaggaatgtaaatatggtgttgatttacagatgtattcattattattatatattacccctctatcctgtactaaatttaaaaaaattattcagtttcctggtgtgtccacacataccgtgccatgtttcttttgaaacttttcttcttcgtttgttgtaatgtccgtcaacatgttttgttttttttttattcacatgactctaattgtggaaaaaagtctttccattgcagttttatgtgatataccatttgcgctacgcctgaaaaaccacctccaaaaaatgagagttttggcgaaattgtcatttttccatttggtaaatttttttttgtgctagttATGTttacgcaatttgaggatcagtgGAAATGGACTACTGTCACTgactaaactccatgggttttactggtgaatcagtgttgcagaatataataatgtttccatggtaactatggagcctctgaatgtccaaatgggtcatgtctgatgaccatgaaaaggtgaaaaactgcattttacaccaattctttacatggattgatgggattcTCGGTTaaaaagttgttaaacattttagatcagtagatgctttcggtttCTGGCATCTTTGTAGATCTTCAAGGGTTAATCTCCAtggttctatttttattttcaattctcCTTTTACATGATGATTAATTATATTCGGGTGTCTGAATTTGCAGCATCGAGCTCGTTCTCCTTTTCGAACCACACTGTgaaatgtgttttctgtcttcTCTCTAAATAGGTGCTAAAGTTCAGCCAGCAGCAAAAAACTCTGGTGGCAACCATGCGTCGCTTCAGTGTGATGAAAAAAGAGAGCAGCATCACCCGGGACATAAAGCTCCAAGCAGAAAGCATCCACAGACGCTTGGATGCACTATCCAAACAGGTCCAAAGGACGGAGGACCAGCAGGGACCCACTTCTGTTACAGCTCGAATACAACGCTCCCAGCATGCAGCACTTTACCGCAAATTCCAGCAGGTTGGGAATATGGTCCCACCTtaaaaccttaacccataaagacccaaacatccaccgacgaccaaaagcatctgctgatctaaactgtttcatacctgttgaaccactaattatatcaatacatgtaaataattagtgtaaaatacagtttgtcatcttttcatggtcatcagatatgacccatttggacgttcttagttaccatggaaacaccgtcatcttctacaacagggctgtcaaactcattttggttcagttccatattcagcccaatttaatctcaagtgggccagaaccagtaaaataatgacttactaacctataaataatgacaaatccaagtttttctgtttgttatagttaaaaaaaaaaaaaaaaaaagtaaataatgaaaatatttacattttacaaaaaagatgtgaataacctgaaaaaacagaaatttcatttgaaaaattagtgcaatttgaacaatattatgcctcgacttattatttatacatgtacatttacacacagtgttccataaacatttgctaacaggccgaatattgttaaaattttggagctggaactaaaatttgaacaatttctacaatattccatctgttattattaacacaactccagatcacagtggatccataaatgcaccaaacatttagtaacaggcagaatattgttcaaattacacatttcgggttgttcatctttgtttttatttatgtatttttttgggttttattgtgaaagaattgttttgtaaatgtaaatattttcacagtgtaatgttattttttttcactaaaatttttccacataatttttcacaaagaaaatttgtcgttggcattatttacaggttattgtattgttatttttactggagatcacattggtctgtatgtggaacctgaaccaaaaggatttggacaacctggactgttgagtggattgtacaatttagtctcattgaaaagtatttagatatatatatttatcggtcatttgattgttttaatacatgtaaatattctttattaaacattaaaaagtcaaaaaaaaaaaaaaagaagcaaaatcttatgtaaagttagggcaaaaaaactatattttaatcatggaaaattacagtatttttatgagatggttgttttccattattttacagtattttttcggcactcctgctgccggaatattactgttttttatggggttttttgtttacagtttacattttcatgaattacagtcctttttagatgctttttaaataatgataaagaagatgttgattgaagttcaggtcgtagattattccaaagatgtgttTAAAGAACACTGAccgacagaagttcggcagtacggaatataaaatttgcttgaatatcgtgttggataattgtgaataacagaagataacgtaaagaagttctggaaaactttgggaagaacatgagttaaccctctggtatcccgtccagcaaggcccttactaagcactaagtgtgcttttttcacacacttgtggaataatgtaaaaaaaaaaatttcatacagtttgtttttaattcttttacacttttttctatttcaccaacttgagccgtaaataaaaataccaaatactcaataattgtcacattttttaaccctttaaatgccatgtttgtaatgtaaacaaaccatttttttggacgcaaaaaacacaaaaaattatttttttttcaaaatactacataaaaattggatcacatattatttgattttttcatcctggcgcATGTCAATGATtcactccaacattggttaatttgcatgattatttttggcgctaggtcaaatgttcaaaaatactagcatctgtcaccaagtgtgcgaaaaatgcacacctataaatcaaactattaaatattatatattgatttatttttctgctctaatttgattttatttttgtaactcaaggtcagccctaatcatacatatcaaatggaagaaatagtgcgttttaggcacacttaggagacagatgctagtctggtaattttcttttgtttagaatgtgcacattttagttggtggccagaattttaaagatcatgcaaaaatgaacaacttttgaattctaaccttatttaaattgtggaaaataatatcaagttttttaacatgaagtgcaaagtgtgcctaaaaggcgcactcAGATACCGGAGGgctaagtgaacatatttgtaataATACGAGAgctaatttgggaactaccacagaagcagcactgggtttttatgggcgAAGCTTTTCTCTACACTGACCTTTAACTCAAAGTTCTGaagtattttcatgtgttttcttttggaATTGAGTCACTTCAGTCCAGTCTATTTTACAAAAGActgtaaagaagaagaagacgcaGCCGTTCATAGTCCACTTTATTCTTTCTGTAATTATTTCCAGGTAATGCGGCAGTATAATGAAAGTCTGCTGACCAAGCAGGACCGCTGTAAACACTTCATTATCCGGCAGCTGGAGGTATCAGGGAGGGATGTGACCGAGGAAGAGGTGAATGAGATGGTTGCCACGGGGAAATGGGAGGTCTTCAATGAAAACCTGCTTAATGACGCCAGAATCACACGATCGCAATTATCTGAGATTGAACAGCGACACAAGGTCAGTCAATATTTGTCTTCTCTCAAATAAAACTGAAACAGAACTTTACCAAAGCTCAGTGTTAACATaagtattattttatttagattaCAAAAATGCATTATAATAGACTGTAAAAACACATAAAGGAACCGTGTGAGTTCTAAGTTCTATTATGACAGGCTTATCTTGGGTTATTTTGTATGGTAGTGTTTAATGTAAGAATTTAAGATTGTTTGCAGCTACCAGCCAGattgtatatttattcatttgttttttaacctttatttaaccaggggctcgtttctgcactagctcgttaaattgttaagcccagcgcaacgcaaactgcatctatttaacacattttgcaCTATcacgtttctgggctcgctctttgttcgctaacaactaacgcaacgcaaaatgtgccatcccatttctgggctagtttgttaaaagtgagcgctcgcccagttcctcatTAAAGAGCTGATTTTTAGAAAGAGGATGTGTTCTTGTAGCctcatttcacttcgtttctgtcatgtatttcctttgaaatattatttacatttgaaaaagatgatgtttaacacaagtttgacaatatcttttaatgatatcagatttttcccatggacattttgcgccgataaaaacaaatttacagagtgaggactgatctgctgactgaattttattctctatcgatttatggatgaatatagattagttcaggacaaagtgtgtgtgactttgagagatgaatgaatgaatgaatgaatgaataaatgaatgaatgaatgaatgagaaccgtgtGGGGGTAGAGtcagtgaactggtgacacacgtgcatgcatgtgtgtgtgtgtatatgtgtgtgtaacgCGATATGAGCgtgtggatgagaggaacggaacagagttcagtttttctgtgcaatctgtttgtcctgttgttgccgtggttacgaccaacagtgaccgtttacagttctgttcataaagtcaccagtgcagaataactgggctcatccttagacgtccagcccAACGCAcgatatatgtgtaaataattcagttcagttcagtgtgtgtgtgtgtgtgtgtgtgtgtgtgtgtgtgtgtgtgtgtggtggggggggggccaTGCATAcggctgagggggtccatctatagtcagatgagggtgaggaggtccatccagacaggtgagggtaagggaggaggtcacagatatcctctaatacagtggttcttaacctgggtttgatcgaaccctaggggttcggtgagtcagtctcaggggttcggcggaggtcaagacacacactcgactcattagtcgggtgtgtgtgtcgggctaggtccgtgtatgtaaacaaacggcttcggagactctttctctgattgacatccaatatacgcggtgtactgttgttgcttatagcactccAACACATCCgtaagtgtttataatctcttccactcgtctgatgatgaattatttgagtattttccacattgttgttgtgacttttgctacttcctgttaaccacagaggcagccatgtgtagcgtttgtttacatttttcggtcaccgcattggtcagttacaatcatgtgacaaccgacgcaccgttgcggatggagaaatcgtattacgctaaagctgagctagtgccgtaataaaacaacgatcacgaaaatactgaaggaggataacgagaactttttttatacactacatgcagttatctttttttatgtcaaaattgcgtggttcggaaagttcggagcgagatgaaacgaacaccgggttgacctgacggcctccATCTGATTCGTGATGACACGCCCCGCTTGGCCATCACTGGCTGCAGGTGATcacaaggttaaaaattaaaaccatttcagtgtggtagtattaaaaaaggtcatgtctttgtgaaaaggtatggaatttgttgtgagttcatgcactgtattggtttttttctttgaacacagtgatgttaatgcacggttcattttgtgcaccagtaaaacatatgcctgtgtcttgaatttgaaaaaaatcacattttgttttttaatgaagaaGGGCTCGGTGAACGCGCAtgtgaaactggtggggttcagtacctccagcaaggttaagaaccactgctctaatacttcttcattctaccCATACTGCTGTCAGATCAGCTGACTGGAAACAGTGGGAGCAgagttcattctgggttaaatagtgaacacacctgtttaacgcacccttcaacgcaaatagtgagcgaacgatggcttagcgaacgcaacgagcgcagaaacggattttgctttcgttaagcctctgcgttcgccgacccatcgttcgctctatttgcgctgaagggcacgcgttcactattgaacccagaaACGAGTCCCAGGTACGGTAGAgcactgattctcatttacaataacgacctggtGAAGAGGCAGCACACCAATACAACAACAGGGGcgaccatggctcagatggtagagcaggttgtccaataaccgaagggttggcggttcgaatccagctctgtcccagtcatgtgctgttgtgtccttgggcaagacacttcacccttgcctccagtgctgttactcacactggtgtgtgaatgttcagtggtggtgggaggggccgtaggcgcagattccGTCAGtgtgtcccagggcagctgtggatacagatgtagtttaccaccaccagagggagaatgtgagagtgaatgaataatggatccactgtgtgcgctttgagtatgcgttgatagaattttatttttattcaacctttatttaaccaggaaaaggatcccattgagattaagaacctctttttcaagggagtcctggccaagagacagcataaaacacaacacattgTTACAATAAACAGTTACCTCATACacttacaacaaacaataatttacaggacaattcaacctatgaaaaacacgtgcaagtcattgagttgttctccagcactttgcattcagggagatcagttCAGACAGCGCTATataaaaagcactatataaatctaatccattattattattattattattattattattattgttattattattattattattattattattattattgttattattgttattattattattattagggatgctccgatactgatactagtatcgggcatcggctccgatactcagtgtgtgtactcgtacttgtacttgtaaaagtaatccgatacaaatgcaccgataccacttacggccatgtgacattcccagttcagtgcagcaggtacgcggaggaggaataatgtgtgaggagtgtgaagagtgtggagatttttcaaaataaaagacggtgataaaagtaacgcagACTGCAAGTAAcgtcacagacacagacagatacggacgcagcgttctgtccatcctctgcgtacattccatccgttttccaggtgctggtggagacagagaataccagcgggagtatggaCCGCCGCcaacggaagtgaaaatgaaacttatcgctcatttgttttttctcttcctgctgaagctaaacttttaaaccttaccagtgaaaatgctgcaatattagtatcacattagtgttacctctgtcgtttccttgtttgttattattgactttcttcttctcaaaaaacaactttattcttcttggtggtatttgtccagtatggttaattcagagcggcgccccctggtggatt
This genomic window contains:
- the stx19 gene encoding syntaxin-19, encoding MRDRLEELQHKAQDLSEASSQNTNPFSADGDEDDTEVVGVITPQAVVFEEEPIIENILSEIQQIRDDITALDTEVLKFSQQQKTLVATMRRFSVMKKESSITRDIKLQAESIHRRLDALSKQVQRTEDQQGPTSVTARIQRSQHAALYRKFQQVMRQYNESLLTKQDRCKHFIIRQLEVSGRDVTEEEVNEMVATGKWEVFNENLLNDARITRSQLSEIEQRHKELLSLENNMKELRDLFMDIFVLVEEQGAYIDHIQTNVERTQDYVAASNEKFKLAARYKKKNPIRQLCCCCCPPWRCCL